In Heteronotia binoei isolate CCM8104 ecotype False Entrance Well chromosome 1, APGP_CSIRO_Hbin_v1, whole genome shotgun sequence, the genomic window ttggccacattgaaccgcatctgccacgttgacgcccactcacccagcctcaacagatccctttggagtgcctcacaatcctctctggttctcaccaccctgaacaatttagtgtcatccgcaaacttggccgcttcactgctcactcccaactctaaatcatttatgaacaagttaaagagcatgggacccagtaccgagccctgcggcaccacactgcttaccatcctccactgcgaagactgcccatttatactcactctggcagaatggggattcaaacctgtggCCCCCAAATAtcactcttaacctctacactgactcttttttgttgttaaCATTGGAAGTTAGGACCACATGATCTCAGTAAGGGCCAAGCTGTGGTGCCTGCCATTTTAGAAATGAATTTGACCATTTAAAAAATGCAGCCCTTGTGGCATGTTTTTGAATGGTCATATTCTTCTCTAAAATGGCATCAGTGGCCACAGATAGAACTCATGGGGTACTGTTTGCTCCTGACTTTCAAGAGTATAAAAGTGCTTTGGAAACCTTTTATAGTTCACACTAATTGTTAAATAGTTAAATAATAGTTTAGTGTTACAAATTGGAGAGATGGTGATGAATTGAAATTACTGCCTGCTGTGTAGGGGCTTGAGTGTGGCTTGATGGCTGGAAGCTGTGTGCCTCTTTCCTCCCATTATCCAGGACTGGGATGTTGGCTCAGGTATTCTTGCTGTTTTATTTAGATTGTCTGTGCTCTAGCTTATATTGTTTGCTAGTACGTGTTCTTCAACTTAATATAGGTTGGTCTCCCCATACTCTTCCTATAGTACAAAGCAAAATATAGATAGTGCCCAAGTGTACATATGTACCCCCCACTGCTTTTCAAGTGTACGTATACATTTCTTACTGCCCCCCCAGCCCTGCTTTTTAATCACAATTAGTATGAAATTAATCAGGGTGAGAAATGTAAATAACTTTAAATATGGGAAGGGATTTTCAGGGTCATGGAATCCTGGCGTTTAgctgctccctgccctccttctaaACGCCTTTATCacatagcttgttttgccatttACATCTTTATGTCTTTATAGGGATGAATGTAGAGACCAAGTTGATGGATACGGGTATGCTAGTTTCAGAAAATTTGAAAGTGAGGAAGATGCTTGGGACTTTGCAAATGGCGAGTCATCGAGATCAACAGGTAACTCTCACAGAAAGAACTGGTGGTTGGCAGATACATGGAACTGGGCATGATGTATTCCACTGAAAATACATCTTGTTATCAGACCATACCTGCTAGCAGCGTAATGGACTGGTCATATATCTGATAGAATGTTCCTTCTATTTTTCTTCAGATGGTGTCAGTTGAATGCTCAGTTACATAATTTAAGTAAATTGTTATTCTGAAGTTTTGGTTGAGTTACTGTTGTACtaaaaatagctttttaaaaagtgaaatgttTAGATCTATTTAATAggaaaaaatcagtttaaaatacccACTAAAAAGTTAAAGCTAGAAGAAAAAGGCATAGGCATGTATTCTGAAGATTATAACACTTCTCTGTGGTTAAAGTGATCTGAAAAATCTTACAAGAGAGCTACCAGGTTATATCTTTACATGACATTTTTCCCCATATAGATAcattctccaccccaccccattttctgGGAGCCTGTTTCACAGTGTAGGAGGCAGAATAGAAAAGCAAGGATGGTATGATCTATGAGCTTGGTCTGCTATATAAACTTAATCAAGACACATTCCCACTGGTTGCAAGAAATAGACAAGAAATTTTCTAGTCTTGGCCCAGCGAAGGACGGTATATTGGGACTTCAGAAAAGTGAATCTTTACGATTGAAAAATTTATAAACGATCTATATCACTTTATCACAGTTATACGAGCTTGGAGAGTATGCTCaaccaatttttttctttttttgcatttttccaTCTGTAATCACTCTAGGCTATGTAAAATTTTTAGCAGTTCCTTGTTACCATAAAGCATTTATGCTCATGCATTTGAATGCTGCCCTTTCAGCTGTCCTGTATGGGAGATATTGTAATTATCTTATTCAGACAGGCTTTGCCAGTGTGGCCTGAAAAGGGTTGACTCCTTGCCCTACATGACACTGGAATGTCTATTATAATTTCTATCCTGAGTTATGGATTGCCCCTATTTTAACAAAATTACCATCTACCTTATCAAAAGATAGgtcttgacctggatagctctggcaaacccaatcttgtcagatctcagaagctaaacagggccaaccccggcaagtatttggatgggagacctccagaggaTACCAAAGTCAGGAAGCAGAGGCAgcctatcaagccacttctctgaatgtcctccatgccccagtaggagtctCCAGAGGCTGCCATGACTTACAGGCACAGGGGCACAAACAGACACACGCATGTGAATACACACACAAATTTACAAAAAGATAACACATTCCCTTATCTGTTGATGGATAGAGAGCTAAGGACTTAGCTGAATGTGGTCAAGTATCTCTCCACCACATTTTCCTTAAAGAAGTTGAAAAGGAACAGACTAGCTGATTCCAGGCAGGCTGTCTTAAGCAGAAACATTCAGTAGGTAGTAGCCTGAGGGTAGTAGCTTGGGCACGGAAGCAGTCCTTGAGATAAATACATACCACTAAAATAGGAAAGTTCCAGTGAAATGGGCCATTCAGTTGAGAAGCTAGAAAACCAGAATTGCATTTATGTGTACACTTCAATGAAAATTAATCCCACCAAACTCGTTCAGAGGAAACAGGTGAAGTTTGGCTGCAAGTCTGATAAGTTACAGTTCTAAAGTGATTGGGATCTCGGTCTTTCACTTCTGGTGAGTAGCTCGCTTTGCATAGAAGGTTCTGTTCTTACTGAAAACCTCTGTTGCATAATACAATATATTCCCTTTATACTGGGAATGTTGACAGGAGATACAAGGAATACAGATGCATGACTACCTGGTGACCCAGTGGTTGTTACTGAAGGTGCACTTTATGCTTGTCTTCCTAGTATTGTAGCACGTGCATGCTACAGCCCTCCTACTTTAGAGTGTGATGCTTCACTAACTTGTTTGTCAAGCTAGTTTAGTCTGATATATGTCAGAAAGATGTGCTCTGAAATTCACTGTCATTATAATCTCtggacaaaatttgagtccagtggcacctttaagtccaccAAAGATGTGCCAGGTATAAGCATCACTTCttggatacatttacacatcaatATATCCAATATTTGTTTGCTTCACTATGATTTCCCagataattaaatccaaacaaatggtgactataaactaagcttgttagaCAGTGGGGTGACAGCAGAGGAGCCATATGGGTAGCAAAGGCTGCACATTATAGTATATGTGCCTTTTCCTTGACATAGTTCAATGGTTGAGCAAAAGAAAGGTCATAGCAGAGGTGAGTCTTAAAGACAGATTTGAGAGAGAGACATTTTGTCAGGTCTAGAATTCAATTTAATTCTACTGAGGAAAACTGAAAATGAAACAATTTTTTTATTGACTAATAACAGAAGGACATATGCATTTGTACAGAAGTTCACTTTAGGGCAAGTGAAAAATTAGAAATGTGGAAATATGTTTTATGCCCAAGTAGAAAGAATTAATTTCTAACCTGTATCTCGAAGAGTTTATGAGCCATTGTATTTATGATTGTATTTCTGAATTAAAAAATTAAGCAAGGTAAGCAAAATACAAATTTATGTTCATAGGACGCTATACAGATGTTTATACTGATGGATGTTGTTCAAATAATGGACGCCGTGATGCACGTGCTGGAACAGGAGTCTATTGGGGACCTGATCATCCTCTGTAAGTACAATCCCATGATAATTAGATAACATTTCTTAAAATTCAGTCTCTGTAACAGTTTCAAGAATTGCAAATCAACACTTTGGATTTCTGTACCCAAATGACTGCTTTATGTCATTGACTCTCTGACGACTGCAAAATCCATTTGAACCAATAATGCTGAACTTAGTACCTCCCATCATTAGTTATAATTAAAGTAAAGAAATGGATAAATATGTACTCAGAAGTGCTACATTAGGTAAAGTCGGGACCCAAGTTTAAGAAATTAAGCTTTCTTGTCCCACTGTGTTTGATATATAAATGTACTATGCAACTATTTAAATATTAAAATTTTTAGTGTATTGTATGTTGAAAGCAGCTAAATTAGTGTTGTGAGTTCAGAACTTCTACTTAAAACAGCTAATAtttctgttcatgtcttgcaaatTATTATGAAGCGCCTGCTCCGTTGGGCTATTGTGCTCCTTTCTTTCTATCATACATTCCTGTTGCTGTTGAAATAACCTGCTTTTCCCCTCAGTAGAAAGTGGGTATGAAACTTACTTTTGTTTGGTTCAATTTCTGCCTAGCCCTTCCCGTAAAcaggctcagagcaggttacaacaTTGGTTTAAAAGAATAAGTCAAACATTATCCCTAACCAAATGGTGTTCAGACTATTTAAGCTATTTTCCTACATCCCAATGGTATTCAGTTCAGAAAAAGATGGTAAGTGCTCTACTTTCAGCGGTAGTAACAAGACTTTATAAGAAATAATAACAAATGATAACAGGAGGGACCAGATGGTATTTGACATCTGCTGCCTCACCCAAAAGCCTAGTGAAATAGCTCAATTTAACAGCCCCTGTGGAACTATAAAAGGTCCAAAGGGCTCTGATCTCTAGTGGCAActtattccaccaggttgggaccagggcCGAAAACGCTGTGGACCTAGTTGAGGCTAggcagatgtcttttgggccagggataaccagtaAGTGTTGTTTAATGAACGCAAAGCTCAACAAGGCACATataaggagaggcagtcccataggtatgttggtccctggccactcagggccttaaaggtaatgcCAGCACCTTGAACCAAGCTTGGAATTCTTTctacagccagtgcagtttgtggagcacaggctgaatgtgtgccTGTGAAGCCTTCAGCaaattaaggtctctgggcccagataagctatctgggcccagaaaccttaatagaaaatccattccacattttccttgcaactttgtgctgcagtgtgtttcaatggagtggaactCAGTTTCACTTTCTAGTGTTCCTATGACCAGCTGAAGTTGTTGCCTTCtgaagttgtgtccttgcaaataaagggttgatgctttgaaccagcttgtctttgctgaattgacctgagaactggtgcctagtgagtactctaacctgggaaccctcagccaaagagggatattacactggagagcaattgccaatctgagtagacagaaggatggggggggggggggggagaagcttgcaaggcccagccatttcatgttttcctagttTCAGAATTTTATAGATTTTgtttctgttgtgatccttgtgctttttctagatgattgatttttaaaattgcattgccaaatcccactattcccccacttttccattttaaacaaaatattgcaagagttttttgtgagtttgtattttaagtaaagaatatatttttattgtgtttgtctgtgtcatttataaagtttatatttccactacctggtattacatatTATGACATGCATGGCGTGGCCCCACAAAGccccccatttatgtcagatctggccctcctaacaaatgagtttgacactcctgatctagtCAAATGGGTCTCCTGGTGAAGACATTTACAGCCCTTGAACTAATCTCACTATACCAGATAGATCCAGGTTGCGTAgctgtcttggtctgaagcacgagaacagattttgagtccagtggcaccttaagaccaacaaaagtttattcagggtatgagctttcgtgtgcacacacactttttcagatacatagaaatgtaACACCATACCAGGTCATACTCCCTTCTCCCCATTTGTGTATCCTAAATTTACAGTTCTGACACTCTTCACCCAAATGATAAACTTCTCATCCTTAATCAGGGTAACTGAGAACCATGGACACCTATAAGCCATCCAGCTTCTCCTGAAAGTTTGTTTTCTCTCTGGAATACCCTTCAAGGTGTTGTTTTAGAGCTGACATGTCAGCATTTGTCCAAGGAAACattttttcctagaaaaataGCACCCATCTCCAGAGTTGTGTGTATGCAATGTAGGTATGCCATCCTTGCATGCttgtaattgtttttttaaaaattaaatgaacAGTTGTATGATgagttttatttacattatttatagcctgcttttctcactgggactcaaggcagattacacaaagTGAGTGAATacagtcaacaggatgggacaatacaatcaacaggatttGAGTTGCAAAACCCATAAGAAATCCAAAAAAGCAAAATTGAAGCAAAGCATAGGTGTTAACATGACACATAAAATGATGAAAAATTACATAGCAGAATCCAATATACCACACACTCAACATAATATAAACCACAGTCATTAATCGTTTGTCCATGTAACTTTGTGAAACATTGTACAGTACTATCCTATTGCCtacatagaaaagccctcttgaataattcagtttggcatagtttgcagaaagccagaagAGTTGGAGCATTCCTGACCTCTTTAGGCAGTCTACTCCACAAGGTCACAGCAGAAAAGGGATGTGTATGAGCAGtttttgattttgcccatttgtaggTTACCTGCACAGGGCCCTgttcagatgagcaaagctgtcatggtgGAGCAAGGAGGAGAGACAGTGTTGCAGAGATTAGGGTACAAGACCATGAAGGGTTTTGTATGTGACAGCCAGTACTTTAAATGGAGCCCCATAATTGATgggcagaatgggagtaatatgcatgctccaaCTAGGTCCCTGTAataactgagctgcagcattctgtccCTATCATAAAATCCAACTAAAAATAACTATTTGTGTAACTTTCTACTGCAAAGACAATTTAGTATTTAATTGTTCCATAAAAATAATTTCTGATcagatgattttttttatttctattttttttgcagaaatgtTAGTGAGAGACTTCCTGGGCGGCAAACTAATCAAAGAGCTGAAATAAATGTAAGTTGCAGTACAAAATTTACAAGACCTGTGTTATCCCAACTTCCTGATTTGCATGGGGATTTGCTCTTTTGCTCCCCTGAAAGATGATTTACTACTGGTAACACTTTAAGATTTATGTTAACAGACATTGCCAAATTATAGTTTGGTGTTTTATTAACAATACCGCAGCTTATATACTTTATCTTCCCATATGCAGTGTTGTTTGTGGCAATCCAGTTTGTCAGTGCAAATtaactggaaactctgtggttggTGCTTGCCCTCCAAAGCAGAATCAGAAGCTACAACTTGGTCGTGGCTTCTAAGTCTGGCTTGGAGACTAAACACTTATTTAGTTTGCCAGTTCAGATGGAATAGTAATCTGTAGCATCCTATGAAATGGGAAGGGGACTGCAGGGGGAGTAGGGAGCATGTCAGCTGACACTAAGCCACTATAAGATGATTGTTTAATCACCCATTAGGAAAATAGAATATTTTCATGGAGCACTATAGTGGATCATATAGTTGATAAATGCATGAATTGACTCACATGCCTCAAGTGGCCAAAGAGAGAGGTCTATAACAGAAGCCTCCTGTAAAGGATACAGTAAATAAATGACCGTGTATTCATTGTCCTTGGGGTAACTTCCTATGACATGTTATAAATGGTTCTGTTTAATCTCCTGAGTTGTGTTtttgccaaatatatatatatatatatattcaggcaGCTACCAGGGCTGTACAGCAAGCTAGAAGTCAAAATATCACGAAACTGAATATCCATACTGACAGCAAGTTCACCATTGATGGTAAGCAGTTGGGTTTTTTGATTATAGTAAATTTATACATTGCCCTATTACATAATACACAGTGAGCAGTGGAGACCTGTGAAGACAAGCAAGGGAAGGGGAAATCCTTGCTGTCTCAGCCGCTGTCATTTCCGACCTTCCTGTCTCCCTGTTTCCCTTACCTTTCTGGCTTTGCCTGTTTCTGACCTGTTTCTGCCAGGGTTAGCTCAGTAGTGTGGTGGAAAATAACTCATTGTGATTTGTAGATAACGGTATTTTTACTGGTAAATTGATGATGTGATTTAGGTCATACTAATAAGCCAACAGGTTAATGTAACATGTCTATTAATTTGAAGCTATTGACCATAAAATCATTTGTTGAGAAGAACTGGGACAAGAGGTACCTATAGGCCTACAGTTTtttctgttctttctccatctaGCCATTTCATGCACATCTGGATttatcctctttcagcttgccaTATGCAGTTCCAAACAAGGAGCTGGCAGTGGGTGAGCTCTACAGTTGGCTAGGCAGAAACTGAAATTAGTTCTGAAAACTGGTAGGGCCCATTTGTGTTTGAAGCTAATGGTAATATCCTGTCAACTGTGACCATTGTAAAACAGGCCAGTAAGCAACTGAGGATTTTAGCATATATAGAATTGTTATTTTGAACATGGACTGAACAGCTTGAGAGAACCCGTCCTCTTCCAACTAGCGTTCACAGTTAGGGTGAACAGGAGAAACTGCTTAGGAGGAGGTCACTCTCAAGACATTTAGCCTCATGGCATGGAAGACCAGTTGTAAAAGGACACTGACTTAAATAGAACAAGACTTACAGTAACTTCCTAAGCAGAGATGCAACCTTTTAAATCAAAGTCAGTGAGTTTACATTGGTGTTACTCAGGATGGCA contains:
- the LOC132568500 gene encoding ribonuclease H1-like, with amino-acid sequence MFYAVRKGRRPGVYSSWDECRDQVDGYGYASFRKFESEEDAWDFANGESSRSTGRYTDVYTDGCCSNNGRRDARAGTGVYWGPDHPLNVSERLPGRQTNQRAEINAATRAVQQARSQNITKLNIHTDSKFTIDGMTKWVPNWERNGWKTSTGKDVVNKEDFQRLTNLSEGMDIKWTHVPGHAGCKGNEAADRLAREGAGKP